A stretch of DNA from Micromonospora peucetia:
GGTGTGCAGCAGTGCCTCCACTCCCGCCGGGTCCAGGCCTGCGGTCGGTTCGTCCAGGATCAGCAGCTGCGGCCGCAGCGCGACCGCTCCGGCGATCGCGACCCGCTTGCGCTGCCCGTACGAGAGCAGGTGGGGCGGCCGCTCGGCGAGCGCGTTGATGCCCAGGGCGGTGAGCGCCTCGTCGCACCGCTGCCGCACCTGCGTGTCGGACAGTCCGAGGTTCAGCGGCCCGAACGACACGTCCTGCCGGACGCTGGCGGAGAACAACTGGTCGTCCGGGTCCTGCAGAACCAGCTGGACCCGCTGGCGTAGCGCGAGCAGCCCCGCCCGGGTACGCCGCACCGGCTTGCCGGCCACCTCGACGTGCCCGACCTGTGGGGCTAGCGCTCCGACCGCCAGCCGGAACAGGGTCGTCTTTCCCCCGCCGTTTGGCCCGAGCACGGCGAGTCGCCGTCCGGTCTCGACATCGACCGTGACGTCGGTCAGTACCGGCCGTGCCGGTTCGTACGCGAATTCCACCCCGGACAGCCGCAGCAGGACGTCGGTCACGAAGGTCCCCGCAGTCTGAGCGAGGCGACGACGACAGCGGCCAGCAGCGCCAGGGTCGCTGCCACGAAGCCGGGGGAGACGCGCCGCGGTTCGACCTGCACGGCAAGCGAACCGACGTAGCCCCGCAGGGCCAGCCCCTCCTCCAGCCGGCGGGCGCGGGCGAAGGCCCGGACGAACACGGCGGCTGCCTGCCCCGCCAGTGACCGGTACGCCGTGCGCCAGGACCGGTAGCCAAGCCGCGCGGCCTGCGCCTCCCGCACCGTACGCAGACTGTCGACGAGCAGGAAGATCATCCGGTACGTCACGCCGGCGACCTCCGTGACCGCCGCCGGCACCCCGAGCCGACGCAGCCGTGGGATCACGTCGGACAGCGGGGTCGTGGCGCTGAACAACAGCAGGCACAGCAGCGCGGCCAGCGCCCGGCCGGTAGCGGTCAGCGCCTCCCCGGCACCGTTCGGATTCCAGCTCACCCCGCCCGACGGCTGCACCGCGACCAGCAGCGGCACCGCGGAGGTGGTGACGAACAGCACCGGCACCCGGGCCGCTCGGAGCAGCACCACCGCCGACACCCGGGCGGGACCCAGCAGCAGCGCCGCGGCCGTACCGCCCGACAGCACGGCACCCGGCCAGGTCGGCAGCGCCACCGCGCAGGCGAGCAGCCCGAAAGCGAGGAACGCCTTCTCGCCGGGATGCCGTAGCCGCCACCGCCCGTTGTGCGCGGTCACGTCAAGGGCGAACACTAGCCGACGGACGTGTCGGTATCGGCCGGCCGCTGCCGGGCGCGGGTGCGAGCCACCCCGAAGTAGTAGCCCAGGAAGCCCGCGCCCAACGCCGCCTGCAACGCGAACAGGCCGGACTCGATCTCGCCGGACGGCGGCTCGTAGATCGAGGAGAACCAGGGCTCGTGGTCCGGGTGGTCCTCGATGATGGTCTGCTCGGCGAGCGCGTCGGCGCCGATGAAGGGCTCCTCGGCGGAGTCGCCGAGCCCCAGCACCAGTGGCGCGATCGCCAGCGCGACGACCGCCAGCAGCAGGAGCAGGTTGATCCGGGTGAAACGCTTCATGCCGGCACCTCCACCGTCTTCGGTCGCAGGACTCCGAGGCGCCGCAGCTCGTCACCGCTGATCCGGGCCAGCAGACGGA
This window harbors:
- a CDS encoding energy-coupling factor ABC transporter ATP-binding protein; the protein is MTDVLLRLSGVEFAYEPARPVLTDVTVDVETGRRLAVLGPNGGGKTTLFRLAVGALAPQVGHVEVAGKPVRRTRAGLLALRQRVQLVLQDPDDQLFSASVRQDVSFGPLNLGLSDTQVRQRCDEALTALGINALAERPPHLLSYGQRKRVAIAGAVALRPQLLILDEPTAGLDPAGVEALLHTLDDMQTTGTTVMMSTHDVNLAFRWADTVVVVSGGGARTMPVAEALADAALLAGAQLAPAWAPLVHRLLDRLPGLDGARPRSATELAALLDAVGGAG
- the cbiQ gene encoding cobalt ECF transporter T component CbiQ, producing MFALDVTAHNGRWRLRHPGEKAFLAFGLLACAVALPTWPGAVLSGGTAAALLLGPARVSAVVLLRAARVPVLFVTTSAVPLLVAVQPSGGVSWNPNGAGEALTATGRALAALLCLLLFSATTPLSDVIPRLRRLGVPAAVTEVAGVTYRMIFLLVDSLRTVREAQAARLGYRSWRTAYRSLAGQAAAVFVRAFARARRLEEGLALRGYVGSLAVQVEPRRVSPGFVAATLALLAAVVVASLRLRGPS
- a CDS encoding energy-coupling factor ABC transporter substrate-binding protein produces the protein MKRFTRINLLLLLAVVALAIAPLVLGLGDSAEEPFIGADALAEQTIIEDHPDHEPWFSSIYEPPSGEIESGLFALQAALGAGFLGYYFGVARTRARQRPADTDTSVG